The proteins below come from a single Leptospiraceae bacterium genomic window:
- a CDS encoding HAMP domain-containing protein codes for MPKSLETYFEEKFETTAKRQDKLGEKDSKVNSTEINWSLQLKLMAINSLIVISTCAIIITVATYFFKEDNEIRIKEENIRTVELYGTTVQTYMSSVIQKSKQMGVTLENNTVTDLQKKLFANLYFDSDTDIVFLGIYSSGGKELGLTNYIVNEEYTLKNKIKESFFKDLILNNEDSLKRVLNGGVVLSNVNKGNQFIPFLAVAIPFTRDLFGQKVIISILKLDNILPTFERKGISEIYLVDINGNVLAHPEKEKVFAASNLIGSPIVQEMLKSPTNTGQKRFEEEKKFFIGSFKKVDIINGAVISTVPEEKVFEEVYNIQRRNIYILSIGLCVSLIITFLFAKTISLPIISLLAATVRISKGDFKVDIKAKNQDEIGVLTEHFISMSQGLEERERVKDAFGRFVNPNVVEMVLSKELKLGGENKMCAIFFSDIRGFTSISEKLTPEEVVEFLNEYMTLMVECIDLTFGIVDKFIGDAIMATWGAVDTIGNPAENAINASLMMRDSLIRFNKNRGGAKKPIIKIGCGMNFGPVIAGQIGSENRLEYTVIGDAVNLASRIEALNKPFGTDILISADMYEEVKEIYVVEKMKQIQVKGKEEAQTIFAVIRRKDDKEPDSPNNLQELRTLLGIEFNEEKFASSGDEEEKKYSFVENKTVEEKLEGKGKKTKKDNNA; via the coding sequence ATGCCTAAATCCCTAGAAACCTATTTCGAAGAAAAGTTTGAGACGACAGCTAAACGGCAGGACAAGCTGGGCGAGAAAGACTCTAAAGTAAATAGCACAGAGATTAACTGGAGTTTACAGCTAAAGCTAATGGCGATTAACTCCCTAATTGTAATTTCTACTTGTGCTATTATCATTACTGTTGCTACATACTTTTTTAAAGAAGACAACGAGATACGAATAAAGGAAGAGAATATTCGCACAGTAGAACTCTACGGGACGACCGTTCAGACTTATATGTCTTCTGTAATTCAAAAATCCAAACAGATGGGCGTTACACTAGAAAATAATACGGTTACAGACTTGCAGAAAAAACTATTTGCGAATTTGTATTTTGATTCGGATACCGATATTGTGTTTTTGGGAATTTATTCATCAGGTGGAAAGGAATTAGGACTAACCAACTATATCGTCAACGAAGAATATACTTTAAAGAATAAAATCAAAGAATCTTTTTTTAAAGATTTAATTTTAAATAACGAGGATTCCCTTAAACGAGTTTTAAACGGTGGGGTGGTGCTTTCTAATGTAAATAAGGGAAATCAGTTCATTCCTTTTCTTGCCGTTGCCATTCCATTTACCAGAGATTTATTCGGGCAAAAGGTGATTATCTCCATTTTAAAATTAGATAATATTTTACCTACTTTCGAGAGAAAGGGGATAAGTGAAATTTACCTCGTCGATATAAATGGAAATGTACTTGCTCACCCTGAGAAGGAAAAAGTTTTTGCCGCCTCTAATTTGATTGGCTCACCCATTGTTCAGGAGATGCTAAAAAGCCCTACCAATACAGGTCAAAAACGATTTGAAGAGGAAAAGAAATTCTTTATAGGGAGTTTTAAAAAAGTAGATATTATTAACGGAGCAGTTATTTCCACTGTGCCAGAAGAAAAAGTATTTGAAGAAGTCTATAATATCCAACGTCGAAATATTTATATCCTAAGCATTGGACTTTGTGTTTCTCTTATCATTACATTTTTATTTGCGAAAACTATAAGTTTGCCAATCATTTCTCTACTTGCGGCTACTGTCCGTATATCCAAAGGAGATTTCAAAGTAGATATCAAAGCAAAAAATCAGGACGAGATTGGAGTTTTGACAGAGCATTTTATTTCGATGAGTCAAGGACTAGAAGAGAGGGAACGTGTAAAAGATGCATTTGGTAGATTTGTAAATCCGAATGTAGTGGAAATGGTTTTATCCAAAGAGCTAAAACTCGGTGGAGAAAATAAAATGTGCGCAATCTTTTTCTCGGACATACGAGGATTTACCTCTATTTCGGAAAAATTAACTCCTGAAGAAGTAGTCGAATTTCTTAACGAATACATGACCTTAATGGTAGAATGCATTGATCTTACTTTTGGGATTGTAGATAAATTTATCGGAGATGCTATCATGGCAACCTGGGGAGCTGTGGATACTATTGGTAATCCGGCAGAGAACGCAATCAATGCTTCTCTTATGATGCGAGATTCCCTGATTCGCTTCAACAAAAATAGAGGAGGGGCAAAAAAACCAATTATTAAAATCGGATGTGGAATGAATTTCGGACCGGTTATTGCAGGTCAAATCGGATCGGAAAATCGTTTGGAGTATACTGTGATTGGAGATGCTGTAAATCTTGCTTCTCGGATCGAAGCTTTGAATAAACCTTTCGGGACAGATATTCTAATCTCCGCTGATATGTATGAGGAAGTAAAAGAAATTTACGTCGTTGAAAAAATGAAACAGATTCAAGTGAAAGGAAAAGAGGAAGCACAGACTATATTTGCCGTTATCCGCAGAAAAGATGATAAGGAGCCAGATTCCCCTAACAACCTCCAAGAGTTAAGGACACTTCTAGGAATTGAATTTAATGAAGAAAAATTTGCATCCTCTGGCGATGAAGAGGAGAAGAAATATAGTTTCGTCGAAAATAAGACAGTAGAAGAGAAGTTGGAGGGTAAGGGTAAAAAGACTAAGAAGGATAATAATGCCTAG